One genomic region from Trueperaceae bacterium encodes:
- a CDS encoding GNAT family N-acetyltransferase: protein MPTREHQGATVRVATRADEAAVADVAYRTAYFGGPAAAFFPCRDAFAVFWVLPYLRAGHAMVVETDDGVVGYCVGVDRGADYVRGLLPLLPGLLGELLTGRCRGWRGALRYGLRALRYPTRGAPANAYPAHLHVALTSAARGRGSGRALLTAYLAAAAERGVSGLQLSTTERNAQAVSLYSSLGFEVWTTRVSPLWRPWTGRDETHLVLVKRLTGAKG from the coding sequence GTGCCGACTCGCGAACACCAGGGGGCGACCGTGCGCGTCGCGACGCGGGCGGACGAGGCGGCGGTGGCCGACGTGGCGTACCGGACCGCCTACTTCGGCGGTCCCGCTGCCGCATTCTTCCCCTGTCGCGACGCGTTCGCCGTGTTCTGGGTCCTCCCCTACCTCCGGGCCGGGCACGCCATGGTGGTCGAGACCGACGACGGGGTGGTCGGCTACTGCGTCGGCGTCGACCGGGGCGCGGACTACGTTCGGGGGCTCCTGCCCCTCCTTCCCGGGCTCCTCGGCGAGTTGCTGACGGGGCGCTGCCGCGGTTGGCGCGGGGCGCTCCGCTACGGACTCCGGGCGCTGCGCTACCCGACGCGCGGGGCGCCCGCGAACGCCTACCCGGCGCACCTGCACGTCGCGCTCACCAGCGCGGCGCGCGGGCGGGGCTCGGGGCGCGCGCTCCTCACCGCCTACCTGGCAGCCGCGGCGGAGCGCGGCGTGAGCGGCCTGCAACTCTCGACGACCGAGCGCAACGCGCAGGCCGTGAGCCTCTACTCGTCGCTCGGCTTCGAGGTGTGGACGACCCGTGTCAGCCCGCTCTGGCGTCCGTGGACTGGCCGCGACGAGACGCACCTCGTGCTCGTCAAGCGCCTGACCGGCGCCAAGGGCTGA
- the infC gene encoding translation initiation factor IF-3 yields the protein MNEQIRVRQVRLIGSDGQQVGIVETRDALRMAREEDLDLVMVGEAAQPPVAKLMDYGKYRFELQQQTKEARRRSRQQEMKSIKFRVKIDDHDYETKVNHIRRFLKGGHKVKVTIMFRGRERTHPELGQGILNRVAADVTELAVVDAAPVIAGMDMNMILRPAGVAVES from the coding sequence GTGAACGAGCAGATCCGCGTGCGCCAGGTGCGCCTCATCGGTTCGGACGGCCAGCAGGTCGGCATCGTCGAGACCCGTGACGCGCTCCGGATGGCCCGCGAGGAAGACCTTGACCTCGTCATGGTGGGCGAGGCCGCGCAGCCACCCGTCGCCAAGCTGATGGACTACGGCAAGTACCGTTTCGAGCTCCAGCAGCAGACGAAGGAAGCGCGCCGCCGCTCCCGTCAGCAGGAGATGAAGTCGATCAAGTTCCGCGTCAAGATCGACGATCACGACTACGAGACCAAGGTCAACCACATCCGCCGTTTCCTCAAGGGCGGTCACAAGGTGAAGGTGACCATCATGTTCCGCGGCCGCGAGCGGACCCACCCGGAGTTGGGCCAGGGCATCCTCAACCGCGTCGCCGCAGACGTCACGGAGCTCGCCGTGGTGGACGCCGCCCCGGTGATCGCCGGGATGGACATGAACATGATCCTGCGCCCGGCAGGAGTCGCGGTGGAGAGCTGA
- the rpmI gene encoding 50S ribosomal protein L35: MPKLKTHKGTKARVKITGRGKVKAMRSGKRHLNYKKSGRKIRQGRNDLVVAKPEAERIKALLPYD; this comes from the coding sequence ATGCCGAAACTCAAGACCCATAAGGGCACCAAAGCCCGTGTCAAGATCACAGGGCGAGGTAAGGTCAAGGCGATGCGCTCCGGCAAGCGGCACCTGAACTACAAGAAGTCGGGCCGCAAGATCCGCCAGGGACGCAACGACCTCGTCGTAGCCAAGCCAGAGGCAGAGCGCATCAAGGCGCTGCTGCCCTACGATTGA
- the rplT gene encoding 50S ribosomal protein L20, with product MPRAKTGIVRRRRHQKVLKRAKGYWGLRSKSFRVAQQTLLNAADYSYRDRRDKKPQFRRLWIARINAAARQEGMSYSRFVAGLRKAGVQLDRKVMADLAVREPAAFKALVEVAAKA from the coding sequence ATGCCACGCGCCAAGACCGGCATCGTTCGCCGCCGCCGCCACCAGAAGGTGCTCAAGCGCGCCAAGGGCTACTGGGGCCTGCGCTCCAAGAGCTTCCGTGTCGCGCAGCAGACGCTCCTCAACGCGGCCGACTACTCGTACCGCGACCGCCGCGACAAGAAGCCCCAGTTCCGCCGTCTCTGGATCGCGCGCATCAACGCCGCCGCGCGTCAGGAAGGCATGAGCTACTCGCGCTTCGTCGCCGGCCTGCGCAAGGCGGGCGTCCAGCTCGACCGCAAGGTCATGGCCGACCTCGCCGTGCGCGAGCCGGCTGCCTTCAAGGCGCTCGTCGAGGTGGCCGCCAAGGCTTGA
- a CDS encoding TetR/AcrR family transcriptional regulator: MTPTDAVWDAKMAEPSARERKKADRRRAILEAALALIEERGLKGATFELIAQRAGVARGTVFNYFPNKEAILVAYFATQLGELARRVAERRERHALPGEPPFDGLAEIRYLFSELAGFVEGHRELILPISFELLDPNAERSRAAYLAIPLVELLRSALKRAQAAGSVRADYSAERLARTLANVYFITALQWAAYRYGRDAREEFAVALRLALEGLVGGSAAAGA, encoded by the coding sequence GTGACCCCTACCGATGCCGTCTGGGACGCCAAGATGGCCGAACCGAGCGCCCGTGAGCGCAAGAAGGCGGACCGTCGCCGGGCCATCCTCGAGGCCGCCCTGGCGCTGATAGAGGAGCGCGGGCTCAAGGGCGCAACGTTCGAGCTCATCGCGCAGCGCGCCGGGGTGGCGCGCGGGACCGTCTTCAACTACTTCCCGAACAAGGAGGCGATCCTGGTCGCCTACTTCGCCACGCAGCTCGGCGAGCTGGCCAGGCGGGTGGCCGAGCGGCGTGAGCGGCACGCGCTACCCGGGGAGCCCCCGTTCGACGGTCTGGCGGAGATCCGCTACCTCTTCTCGGAGCTGGCCGGCTTCGTCGAAGGGCACAGAGAACTGATCCTGCCCATCTCCTTCGAGCTCCTCGACCCCAACGCGGAGCGCTCGCGCGCCGCCTACCTCGCCATCCCGCTCGTCGAGCTGCTGCGCTCCGCGCTGAAGCGCGCCCAGGCCGCGGGCAGCGTCCGCGCCGACTACTCGGCCGAGCGCCTCGCCCGCACCCTCGCCAACGTCTACTTCATCACGGCGTTGCAGTGGGCGGCCTACCGGTATGGTCGCGACGCCCGCGAGGAGTTCGCAGTGGCCCTGCGGCTCGCGTTGGAGGGGCTGGTCGGCGGCTCGGCCGCGGCCGGCGCCTGA
- a CDS encoding 2-hydroxyacid dehydrogenase, whose protein sequence is MTGKRLQVLWCSPKTAGTVRELPLPETIELRFATADASEEDRDWAEALVAGSPPARLLDGARLRHVVVPFAGVAAELRARTLERPHLSVHNSHYNAEMVAQHALALTMACAGRIVASDRAMRRGDWGDDTASTHSSMFLPGKVALLLGFGHIGKALVAPLTALGMDVRAWRRRPVEGGVPTYGPERLREALAEADVVIVSLPGTAETDGLIGADELACMKGGAVLVNVGRGSVIDEEGLYRTLAERRIRAAGLDVWYHYPERRDELVRVFPSRFPFQELDNVVLSPHRGNDVDEWREVSARDALITLAALARGEDRNRVDLGNGY, encoded by the coding sequence ATGACAGGCAAGAGACTCCAGGTCCTGTGGTGCAGCCCCAAGACGGCCGGCACCGTCCGCGAGCTACCGCTGCCGGAAACCATCGAGCTGCGCTTCGCCACCGCCGACGCGAGCGAGGAGGACCGCGACTGGGCCGAGGCGCTCGTCGCCGGCTCGCCGCCCGCCCGGCTGCTCGACGGCGCCCGGCTCCGCCACGTGGTGGTGCCGTTCGCGGGGGTGGCCGCGGAGTTGCGGGCCCGCACGCTGGAACGACCGCACCTGAGCGTCCACAACTCCCACTACAACGCCGAGATGGTGGCCCAGCACGCACTGGCGCTCACCATGGCGTGCGCCGGCCGCATCGTGGCCTCGGACCGCGCCATGCGCCGCGGCGACTGGGGCGACGACACGGCGAGCACGCACTCCAGCATGTTCCTGCCCGGCAAGGTCGCCCTGCTCCTCGGCTTCGGGCACATAGGCAAGGCGCTCGTGGCGCCGCTCACCGCCTTGGGGATGGACGTGCGGGCGTGGCGGCGGCGGCCGGTGGAAGGCGGCGTGCCGACCTACGGGCCCGAGCGGCTGCGCGAGGCCCTCGCGGAGGCCGACGTGGTGATCGTCAGCCTGCCGGGCACCGCCGAGACCGACGGGCTCATCGGGGCCGACGAGCTCGCCTGCATGAAGGGCGGCGCCGTCCTCGTCAACGTCGGGCGCGGCAGCGTCATCGACGAGGAAGGGCTATACCGCACTTTGGCGGAGCGCAGGATCCGCGCCGCCGGCCTGGACGTCTGGTACCACTACCCCGAGCGCCGCGACGAGCTCGTGCGCGTGTTCCCCAGCCGCTTCCCGTTCCAGGAGTTGGACAACGTGGTGCTGAGCCCCCACCGGGGCAACGACGTCGACGAGTGGCGCGAGGTCTCCGCACGCGACGCGTTGATCACGCTCGCGGCCCTCGCGCGCGGGGAAGATCGGAACCGCGTGGACCTCGGCAACGGCTACTGA
- the hisD gene encoding histidinol dehydrogenase, translating into MRVIDSKAAALAWCEARFARETADEALAAAVSDIVTEVRRRGDAALKELTARFDGVELGSVLVAPEELAAAEGELAPDLADAIRLAAARVAAYYRLQTEGGFVHADAGAVLGQLIVPLDSVGCYVPGGTAPLFSTVLMTAVPARVAGVRRIVVATPPGRDGRVPAEVRYAATLAGVQELLCVGGPHAVAALAYGTQSLARVDKVVGPGNRYVVEAKRQLYGTVGIEALPGPTETLVVADAEADVGHVVADLLAQAEHAAAQPVLVTPSLPLLESVVAALPGALAALSDPRSAEESLRERGAAVLVEDLGEAIEVANAFAPEHLCLLVSDPWALVGSVRSAGGLFLGGSSPEALGDYVVGPSHVMPTGATARFSSFVNLRDFQKVIPFTQLSPAVVAALGPAAARMARAEGLEAHALAVEARFGGRDGG; encoded by the coding sequence ATGCGTGTCATCGACTCGAAAGCCGCCGCCCTGGCCTGGTGCGAGGCGCGGTTCGCCAGGGAGACGGCCGACGAAGCGCTCGCCGCGGCCGTCAGCGACATAGTGACCGAGGTGAGGCGGCGCGGCGACGCCGCTCTCAAGGAGCTCACCGCCCGCTTCGACGGCGTGGAGCTCGGCAGCGTGCTCGTGGCGCCGGAGGAGCTGGCGGCGGCCGAGGGGGAGCTGGCGCCCGACCTGGCCGACGCCATCCGACTGGCCGCGGCTCGCGTGGCGGCCTACTACCGCCTCCAGACGGAGGGCGGCTTCGTGCACGCCGACGCGGGCGCCGTCCTCGGGCAGCTGATCGTGCCGCTCGACAGCGTCGGCTGTTACGTGCCTGGCGGCACGGCGCCCCTGTTCTCGACGGTCCTCATGACGGCCGTCCCGGCCCGCGTGGCCGGCGTCAGGCGGATCGTCGTGGCGACCCCACCGGGAAGGGACGGCCGCGTGCCGGCCGAGGTCAGGTACGCCGCGACGCTCGCCGGCGTGCAGGAACTGCTGTGCGTCGGCGGCCCCCACGCCGTCGCCGCCCTCGCCTACGGCACACAGAGCCTGGCGCGGGTCGACAAGGTCGTCGGCCCCGGGAACCGCTACGTCGTCGAGGCGAAGCGCCAGCTCTACGGCACCGTCGGCATCGAGGCGCTACCCGGCCCGACGGAGACCCTCGTGGTGGCCGACGCCGAGGCGGACGTCGGTCACGTCGTCGCCGACCTGCTCGCGCAGGCCGAGCACGCCGCTGCCCAGCCCGTCCTCGTCACGCCGAGCCTCCCCCTCCTCGAGAGCGTGGTGGCGGCGCTCCCGGGTGCCCTGGCGGCCCTGAGCGATCCGCGCTCCGCGGAGGAGTCGTTGCGCGAGCGGGGCGCGGCGGTGCTCGTCGAGGACTTGGGTGAGGCCATCGAGGTCGCCAACGCCTTCGCCCCCGAGCATCTCTGCCTCCTCGTGAGCGACCCGTGGGCGCTCGTCGGCTCGGTACGTAGCGCCGGCGGGCTGTTCCTCGGCGGGAGCAGCCCGGAGGCGCTCGGCGACTACGTGGTCGGCCCGAGCCACGTCATGCCAACCGGCGCGACGGCGCGCTTCAGCTCCTTCGTCAACCTGCGCGACTTCCAGAAGGTCATCCCGTTCACGCAGTTGAGCCCTGCCGTCGTCGCGGCGCTCGGCCCGGCGGCGGCGCGTATGGCGAGGGCCGAGGGCCTGGAGGCGCACGCGTTGGCCGTCGAAGCCCGCTTCGGCGGCCGCGACGGGGGGTAG
- a CDS encoding MBL fold metallo-hydrolase — translation MELIAVPLGELQANAYLAIAGADVVVVDPGGEGEALAAALSERGLELKAIWLTHAHFDHVGGLAALRRSAPGIPVYMHHADEPVLRAAAAAAARWGVRIEQPPIDYVAVAHGETLTAGAIRAVALHTPGHAPGHLAFHFADAGAVLSGDALFNGSIGRTDLPLGDHDELIASIRRELLGLPPATLVYPGHGGPTTIGAEAAGNPFL, via the coding sequence GTGGAGCTGATCGCAGTCCCGCTCGGCGAGCTGCAGGCCAACGCCTACCTCGCCATCGCAGGCGCGGACGTCGTGGTCGTCGACCCGGGCGGCGAGGGCGAGGCTCTGGCCGCGGCGCTGAGCGAGCGCGGACTGGAGCTCAAGGCGATATGGCTCACCCACGCCCACTTCGACCACGTCGGGGGCCTGGCCGCGTTGAGGCGGAGCGCGCCCGGCATACCCGTGTACATGCACCACGCGGACGAGCCGGTGCTGAGAGCCGCCGCCGCCGCGGCCGCCCGCTGGGGCGTCCGGATCGAGCAGCCGCCGATCGACTACGTGGCGGTCGCCCACGGCGAGACGTTGACGGCGGGCGCCATCCGAGCCGTCGCCCTGCACACGCCCGGCCACGCGCCCGGGCACCTCGCCTTCCACTTCGCGGATGCCGGGGCCGTACTCTCCGGGGACGCCCTGTTCAACGGCTCGATCGGCCGCACCGACCTCCCGCTCGGCGATCACGACGAGCTCATCGCCAGCATCCGCAGGGAGCTGCTCGGCCTGCCGCCGGCCACACTCGTGTACCCGGGCCACGGCGGTCCGACGACGATCGGCGCCGAGGCGGCCGGCAACCCGTTCCTCTGA
- a CDS encoding glycosyltransferase family 2 protein — protein sequence MPSSDPRAGSRDRPHAPGPVAADVIIPAYQEAPNVGRVVQVALAAGLGRVLVIDDGSTDGTTAAARAAGAEVLSLPSNRGKGGALVAGANACTREVVVMLDADLVGLRPEHVVALAEPVCGGWADMARGTFEGGRWRTTAAQHVAPQLNGQRAVRRELLLAVPDLEGSRYGVEVAITLYAAAEGWRCVSVPLEGVSQVMKEEKLGFWRGFRVRLAMYGDIVATLLRARRSAKPGTRTAAHDRARGEEVERK from the coding sequence ATGCCTTCCTCCGACCCCCGGGCCGGAAGCCGCGACCGCCCGCACGCGCCCGGACCCGTTGCGGCGGACGTCATCATCCCCGCCTACCAGGAAGCCCCTAACGTCGGGAGGGTCGTCCAGGTCGCGCTGGCCGCCGGCCTCGGCCGTGTGCTCGTCATCGACGACGGCTCGACGGACGGGACCACCGCGGCAGCTCGAGCCGCCGGCGCCGAGGTCCTCAGCCTGCCGAGCAACCGGGGCAAGGGCGGCGCCCTCGTGGCCGGCGCGAACGCCTGCACGCGCGAGGTCGTCGTGATGCTCGACGCCGACCTGGTCGGGCTGCGGCCCGAGCACGTCGTGGCGCTGGCCGAGCCGGTATGTGGCGGGTGGGCGGACATGGCGCGCGGCACGTTCGAGGGGGGCCGCTGGCGGACCACCGCCGCCCAGCACGTCGCGCCGCAGTTGAACGGGCAACGGGCCGTGCGCCGCGAGCTGCTCCTCGCGGTGCCCGACCTGGAAGGGAGCCGTTACGGCGTAGAGGTGGCCATCACCTTGTACGCCGCCGCCGAAGGCTGGCGCTGTGTCAGCGTGCCGCTCGAGGGTGTGTCGCAAGTGATGAAGGAGGAGAAACTGGGCTTCTGGCGCGGCTTCAGGGTACGGCTCGCCATGTACGGCGACATCGTCGCCACGCTCCTGCGCGCCAGGCGCTCCGCCAAGCCCGGGACCCGGACGGCCGCCCATGACCGGGCCAGGGGCGAAGAGGTCGAGCGGAAGTGA
- a CDS encoding site-2 protease family protein, whose product MLTALTFALILTSAVVVHELAHFLAARSVGVAVRAFSVGIGPILARVKWRGTEWRLSLLPLGGYVDLPGMGARVDEDGTLHHPDEGMAKLRLLPKLWVLVAGVIANYVLGSVLLASAMTMQPGFREITGAQVVVEGSEIARVVPGSTAEALGIRGGDRILSVNGLADPGPDAVVDQVRGADRLDFVFLRDGERVELGTPWPPAGATRPAQLGVEIAAIIPPVGFWTALSESAAFGLRVVPEMVRGFVSGFGAAITGAENAEVAGPVGMVTMVSQATRVGLASVLLLAAVINFSLGVFNLLPIPGLDGGRMLLATVVAIRGRPFRPGQEEQFHFAGIVLVMALIVLVTFRELSALFTG is encoded by the coding sequence ATGCTGACTGCCCTGACCTTCGCACTCATCCTCACGAGCGCCGTCGTCGTACACGAGCTGGCGCACTTCCTCGCCGCCCGCAGCGTCGGGGTGGCCGTCCGGGCGTTCAGCGTCGGCATCGGCCCTATCCTGGCGCGCGTCAAGTGGCGCGGCACCGAGTGGCGGCTGAGCCTGCTGCCCCTCGGCGGTTACGTCGATCTGCCCGGCATGGGCGCGCGGGTGGACGAGGACGGCACGCTGCACCACCCCGACGAGGGCATGGCCAAGCTGCGCCTCCTCCCGAAGCTCTGGGTGCTCGTGGCGGGCGTGATAGCCAACTACGTCCTCGGCAGCGTCCTGCTCGCCTCCGCCATGACCATGCAGCCGGGCTTCCGCGAGATCACGGGCGCCCAGGTGGTCGTCGAGGGCTCGGAGATCGCCCGCGTGGTGCCCGGCTCCACTGCCGAGGCGCTAGGCATACGCGGCGGCGACCGCATCCTCTCTGTCAACGGCCTGGCCGATCCCGGCCCGGACGCGGTCGTCGACCAGGTGCGCGGCGCCGATCGCCTCGACTTCGTGTTCCTCCGCGACGGCGAGCGCGTCGAGTTGGGCACGCCGTGGCCGCCTGCCGGCGCCACCCGACCCGCCCAGCTCGGCGTCGAGATCGCCGCGATCATCCCGCCCGTGGGCTTCTGGACGGCCCTCTCGGAGTCCGCCGCCTTCGGGCTTCGCGTGGTGCCGGAGATGGTGCGCGGCTTCGTCTCGGGCTTCGGGGCCGCCATCACGGGCGCCGAGAACGCCGAGGTGGCCGGACCGGTCGGCATGGTCACGATGGTCTCGCAGGCCACGCGCGTCGGGCTCGCGAGCGTGCTCCTGCTCGCGGCCGTCATCAACTTCTCGCTCGGGGTCTTCAACCTCCTGCCCATACCCGGCCTGGACGGCGGCCGCATGCTCCTCGCCACGGTCGTCGCCATCCGCGGCCGGCCGTTCCGCCCCGGGCAGGAGGAGCAGTTCCACTTCGCCGGGATAGTCCTCGTCATGGCCCTCATAGTGCTCGTGACGTTCCGCGAGCTGAGCGCCCTCTTCACGGGTTGA
- a CDS encoding site-2 protease family protein, protein MDRAGVLLPFKLFGVAVRLDYSFLLVLPLFAYLIGGQLPAYAELFEASMGIEVDVSALTVGATRWLIGLAGAVGLFASVLLHEAGHALVARRYGVEVKEIRLWFLGGVAQFDDMPRQRGAEAVVAIVGPVVSFAIGFVLLRLAPALVGSGAVFMVVAYLGVTNVALALFNLLPAIPLDGGRVLRSLLALALPRERATIVATSVSAVMAVLLGLYGFFTMQLWLVILAFFIYNAGRLEAQASIVASALDGRTVADLMTRDPVTVAPDMRLTQFAQLIHFRPHTGYPVVDSGGTLLGFARLAAAGRSAAGPATTDPAVETGPVEVDPEASVADITEPAETISPTASAYDALRQVAEGRLGRLVVVDTAGRVVGLLSKTDLVRTLSRKEATRDGRSV, encoded by the coding sequence GTGGACAGGGCCGGCGTGCTGCTGCCGTTCAAGCTCTTCGGGGTCGCGGTGCGTCTCGACTACAGCTTCTTGCTCGTGCTGCCGCTCTTCGCCTACCTCATCGGCGGCCAGCTCCCCGCCTACGCCGAGCTGTTCGAGGCCTCCATGGGGATCGAGGTCGACGTGAGCGCGCTCACCGTCGGCGCGACGCGCTGGCTCATCGGGCTCGCCGGCGCCGTCGGGCTGTTCGCCAGCGTCCTGCTGCACGAGGCGGGCCACGCGCTCGTGGCGCGCCGCTACGGGGTCGAGGTCAAGGAGATCCGCCTCTGGTTCCTGGGCGGCGTGGCCCAGTTCGACGACATGCCCAGGCAGCGCGGCGCCGAGGCCGTCGTGGCCATCGTCGGGCCCGTCGTGAGCTTCGCCATCGGCTTCGTACTGCTGCGCCTGGCTCCGGCCCTGGTCGGCTCCGGCGCCGTCTTCATGGTCGTCGCCTACCTGGGGGTCACCAACGTCGCGCTGGCGCTCTTCAACCTGCTCCCCGCCATCCCCCTCGACGGCGGCCGGGTGCTCAGGAGCCTCCTGGCCCTGGCGCTGCCGAGGGAGCGCGCCACCATCGTCGCCACGTCCGTCAGCGCGGTCATGGCCGTCCTGCTCGGCCTGTACGGCTTCTTCACCATGCAGCTCTGGCTCGTGATCCTGGCCTTCTTCATCTACAACGCCGGACGCCTCGAGGCGCAGGCGTCCATCGTGGCGAGCGCGCTCGACGGGCGCACCGTCGCCGACCTCATGACCCGCGACCCCGTCACGGTGGCGCCAGACATGCGCCTGACGCAGTTCGCGCAGCTCATCCACTTCCGCCCCCACACCGGCTACCCCGTCGTCGACTCGGGCGGCACGCTGCTCGGCTTCGCCCGCCTGGCGGCGGCGGGCCGGTCGGCGGCCGGTCCGGCGACGACCGATCCGGCCGTGGAGACCGGCCCCGTCGAGGTGGACCCGGAGGCGAGCGTCGCGGACATAACCGAACCGGCGGAGACCATCTCCCCCACCGCCAGCGCCTACGACGCTCTGCGGCAAGTGGCGGAAGGGCGGCTAGGCCGCCTCGTCGTGGTCGACACCGCCGGCCGGGTCGTCGGCCTGCTCAGCAAGACGGACCTGGTCAGGACGCTCTCGCGTAAGGAAGCGACTCGCGATGGCCGCTCCGTCTGA